From the Halalkalicoccus sp. CGA53 genome, one window contains:
- a CDS encoding DUF3830 family protein: MGRLEFDVEGTVFRGELLPEEAPESVAALLDVLPHESTLKHVRWSGHATWVNIDEVDLPEIPRENHTVYPSRGDVLLYPGYRNEQEILLACGPTCFKSPAGELAGNHVATLSATRDELRALEESTLEEGAKSITIREA; the protein is encoded by the coding sequence ATGGGCCGTCTCGAGTTCGACGTCGAAGGAACCGTGTTCCGTGGCGAGTTGCTCCCCGAGGAAGCGCCCGAGTCGGTCGCCGCCCTCCTCGACGTCTTACCTCACGAATCGACGCTCAAACACGTCCGGTGGAGCGGCCACGCGACCTGGGTGAACATCGACGAGGTCGACCTCCCCGAGATCCCGCGCGAGAACCACACCGTCTACCCCTCCCGGGGTGACGTGTTGCTCTATCCGGGATACAGGAACGAACAGGAGATCCTGCTGGCCTGCGGGCCGACCTGTTTCAAGAGCCCCGCGGGCGAACTCGCGGGCAACCACGTCGCGACGCTTTCGGCAACCCGCGATGAACTCAGAGCCCTCGAAGAGAGCACGCTCGAGGAGGGCGCGAAGTCGATCACGATCCGCGAGGCGTAG
- a CDS encoding redoxin domain-containing protein, with amino-acid sequence MRTTEDREDGDARQITLYRLHGCPYCERVVRRLERYGLAYRSVFVPGEHSRRNAVARVAGTRSVPLLVDEGTGVTMPESGRIVEYLDRSYGDEEVEEGDSTFPFEVVPFPPSKHPQEGETAPEFTRPLVTTEGWEDRSLSELVAESGSVLLFFTPLDWGGKSLYWWREVGRRGWGGDDLAVVGVAIGQPFDHQRFVESRERPYPLFSDPANGVAEAYDVVHDLDGMTGVSEPRPAVFVVGEDREVEYAWVAGEWPEVPPFDEIATAIES; translated from the coding sequence ATGAGAACGACAGAGGACCGCGAAGACGGGGACGCGAGACAGATCACGCTCTACCGGCTCCACGGCTGTCCGTACTGCGAACGGGTCGTCAGGCGGCTCGAACGGTACGGACTGGCCTACCGTTCCGTGTTCGTACCGGGCGAACACAGCCGCCGGAACGCCGTCGCCCGCGTCGCCGGGACGCGGTCGGTACCGCTGCTGGTCGACGAGGGGACGGGGGTGACGATGCCCGAGAGCGGCCGTATCGTCGAGTACCTCGATCGGAGCTACGGCGACGAGGAGGTAGAGGAGGGCGACTCGACGTTCCCGTTCGAGGTGGTCCCGTTCCCTCCCTCGAAGCACCCCCAGGAGGGGGAGACGGCGCCCGAGTTCACCCGACCGCTCGTCACGACGGAGGGCTGGGAGGACCGCTCACTCTCGGAGCTCGTCGCCGAGTCGGGCTCGGTCCTCCTCTTCTTCACGCCGCTCGACTGGGGTGGGAAGTCGCTGTACTGGTGGCGGGAGGTCGGACGCCGGGGGTGGGGCGGCGACGACCTGGCGGTGGTCGGGGTCGCGATCGGCCAGCCGTTCGATCACCAGCGGTTCGTCGAGTCCCGCGAGCGGCCGTATCCCCTCTTCTCCGACCCCGCCAACGGCGTCGCCGAGGCGTACGACGTCGTCCACGACCTCGACGGCATGACCGGCGTCTCCGAGCCACGGCCCGCCGTCTTCGTCGTCGGCGAGGACCGCGAGGTCGAGTACGCCTGGGTGGCCGGCGAGTGGCCGGAGGTGCCGCCGTTCGACGAGATAGCGACGGCGATCGAGTCCTGA
- a CDS encoding TRAM domain-containing protein, with protein MELSDDLLCLFSAPVEERAGSYVIELPEREVTLGETDADSVYRVAVLAREADVADGERASDPDRREASASHEGPTPPVTEGDERVVDIEGIGEQGDGIARVERGYVLIVPDTEKGERVTVRVTTVRENVAFAEVTEREEYYE; from the coding sequence ATGGAACTCTCAGACGACCTGCTGTGTCTGTTCAGCGCGCCGGTCGAGGAGCGAGCGGGATCGTACGTGATCGAGCTGCCCGAGCGGGAGGTCACGCTCGGGGAGACCGACGCGGACTCGGTGTACCGGGTCGCGGTCCTCGCGCGAGAGGCCGACGTGGCCGACGGGGAGCGAGCGAGCGATCCCGACCGCCGAGAGGCGTCGGCGTCGCACGAGGGACCGACGCCGCCCGTCACCGAGGGCGACGAGCGGGTCGTCGACATCGAGGGGATCGGCGAGCAGGGCGACGGCATCGCGCGCGTCGAGCGGGGATACGTCCTCATCGTGCCCGACACCGAGAAGGGCGAGCGCGTCACCGTCCGGGTCACCACCGTCCGGGAGAACGTCGCGTTCGCCGAGGTCACCGAGCGCGAAGAGTACTACGAGTGA
- a CDS encoding DUF2062 domain-containing protein produces MVRERLVRYRAEVRRELEAAFDERSSPHAVAGSFALGVFITALPTLGTGFVVFAAVLLLVDRVNKAALLASVIVLNPVVKWGVYAASFWLGTLLLGPVPGIAPTEIELSLSAGPEIVHRLLLGNLILAVVFTLVGYWVVLRLVLEYRTKEIDVEEMLPELPSD; encoded by the coding sequence ATGGTCCGAGAGCGCCTCGTGAGGTATCGGGCCGAGGTCCGCCGCGAACTCGAAGCCGCCTTCGACGAGCGCTCGTCCCCGCACGCGGTCGCCGGGAGCTTCGCCCTCGGCGTATTCATCACGGCGCTCCCGACGCTCGGGACCGGTTTCGTCGTCTTCGCCGCCGTCCTCCTTCTCGTCGACCGCGTGAACAAGGCCGCGCTGCTCGCCTCGGTCATCGTCCTCAACCCCGTCGTGAAGTGGGGTGTCTACGCGGCGAGCTTCTGGCTCGGGACGCTGCTTCTGGGCCCCGTCCCCGGCATCGCTCCGACCGAGATCGAACTCTCGCTCTCGGCGGGCCCCGAGATCGTCCACCGACTGCTGCTCGGAAACCTCATCCTCGCGGTGGTCTTCACCCTCGTCGGCTACTGGGTCGTCCTCCGGCTCGTCCTCGAGTACCGGACGAAGGAGATCGACGTCGAAGAGATGCTACCCGAACTCCCCTCGGACTGA
- a CDS encoding MFS transporter, protein MTATVGWRYRQTVLALCTLALFATMVARLAISPLVPAITAEFGVSNAIVGLALTGMWLTYGLAQYPSGVLADRYGERPVILVAVFGTALGSLLIALAPGFVLFALATVVLGALAGLHFSVATTLLTRTYDEVGTAIGLHTLGGTGGGLLAPILAAWIGARYGWRLGVAIGVVVAVPVFVLFAWKIRPTEPRRPGLRVREQFGLDPLKRTLSRPQIAFTVLLAVIITFVWQGLASFLPTFLIDHHDQSGTLAATVFSVFFVVQGVAQVGVGSVSDTYGRDPVTLVCLGLAAAGLLGLVAAPSLGWVLVAVVLVGVGLSAFSAVMARFMDCFSSEERGAGFGLTQGVNMVISSSGSVVVGAVADLAGWSASFGVLTALLSLAFCALAANGLLGLGY, encoded by the coding sequence ATGACGGCAACGGTGGGGTGGCGGTATCGTCAGACCGTCCTCGCGCTCTGTACGCTCGCGCTCTTCGCGACGATGGTCGCACGGCTGGCGATCAGTCCGCTCGTTCCCGCGATCACCGCGGAGTTCGGCGTCTCGAACGCCATCGTCGGCCTCGCGCTCACAGGGATGTGGCTGACCTACGGCCTCGCACAGTACCCGAGCGGCGTGCTCGCCGACCGCTACGGCGAACGGCCGGTGATCCTCGTCGCCGTCTTCGGAACCGCGCTCGGAAGCCTCCTGATCGCGCTCGCCCCGGGGTTCGTCCTCTTCGCGCTCGCGACGGTCGTCCTCGGCGCGCTCGCGGGGCTTCACTTCAGCGTCGCGACCACCCTGCTCACCCGGACCTACGACGAGGTCGGGACGGCGATCGGACTGCACACCCTCGGCGGCACCGGCGGTGGCCTGCTCGCGCCGATCCTCGCGGCCTGGATCGGCGCGCGCTACGGCTGGCGACTCGGGGTCGCCATCGGCGTCGTCGTCGCGGTCCCCGTCTTCGTCCTCTTCGCGTGGAAGATACGCCCCACCGAGCCACGACGACCCGGCCTCCGGGTCCGAGAACAGTTCGGGCTCGACCCGCTCAAACGAACGCTCTCGCGGCCCCAGATCGCCTTCACCGTCCTCCTCGCCGTGATCATCACCTTCGTCTGGCAGGGCCTGGCCTCGTTCCTCCCCACGTTCCTGATCGACCACCACGACCAGTCGGGCACGCTCGCTGCGACCGTCTTCTCGGTCTTCTTCGTCGTCCAGGGCGTCGCGCAGGTCGGCGTCGGCTCCGTCTCGGACACCTACGGCCGCGATCCAGTGACGCTCGTCTGTCTCGGCCTCGCGGCCGCCGGCCTCCTCGGCCTCGTCGCCGCACCCAGCCTGGGTTGGGTGCTCGTCGCCGTCGTCCTCGTCGGCGTCGGCCTCAGCGCCTTCTCCGCGGTGATGGCCCGGTTCATGGACTGCTTCTCGAGCGAGGAGCGCGGCGCCGGCTTCGGACTCACCCAGGGGGTGAACATGGTGATATCCTCGTCGGGATCGGTCGTCGTCGGTGCGGTCGCCGACCTCGCGGGCTGGTCGGCCTCGTTCGGGGTTCTCACCGCGTTGCTCTCGCTCGCGTTCTGCGCGCTCGCCGCGAACGGGCTGCTGGGACTCGGCTACTGA